The Yersinia entomophaga nucleotide sequence GCATTGTATACACAGAGCAAGACCTTATCGTCGACGCCACTATAATCAGCCAAAAGCAAATCTCCAAACCTCACAATGAGGATAGTTAATTAGTAAAAACACCATTAGTTTAAAAAATTAAAATAATTGCAAAATCAGAATAATCATCTTTATGGTCTATTTTTTTAGATCTAATTTTGTGCGAACTTATTTATTCAAAAAAATAAATAATTTACAACTCATTGTTATTGATGTTTTTTGTAAATTAAATTTAAAAAAATATTTGATCATGTGTGTATTGAGACGAACTTCAAATAAATAATGATGGATAGTTACCTAGTTATTTTTTCTATGGACTTTTTGCGGTGAAATAAGGGAAAATCCCTTGGAGATGCATTTTTTCCCAATCATTTAATTAATTTTTGCATCATGTGGAAATAACCTGCCTGACCCGATCAGCGCTGAGATTAAGGAATATCCAAGAAAATTTTGGTTAAGTATTCCTGTGCGTCGCATTGACTCATCTTGAGAAAAATAAGTTATTTCTTAAATTCTTAGGATAATTCTTGGATTTATAACCGAAAGGTAATGTGGATATGAGTAAGGATAATTCGAGTAGTGTCGCTCCTAAGGAAAGGATCAACATTAAATATGTCCCGAATACCGGTGACCAGGTTGCGGAAGTTGAATTACCGTTAAATCTGATGGTAGTCGGCGATCTGAAAGGGGTTAGAGAAGATACGCCAATTGAAGAACGGCAGGTTGTTTCTATTAACAAAAATAACTTCAATTCCGTAATGAATGAAGCTGGGATTAATCTTACTTTTAACGTTCCGAATCGTTTAGATGGTAACGGCGAAGAAGATATGCCGGTGACATTGCCTATTAATTCACTTAGCGATTTCTCGCCGGATAATGTGGCCAAGAAAGTTCCTGAACTGAATAAGTTATTAGAACTGCGTGAAGCATTAGTGGCGTTAAAAGGCCCGCTTGGAAACATCCCTGCATTCCGTTCACGTCTGCAAGACTTGCTTTCTAATCAAAGCGTCCGTGAACAGCTTCTGAAAGAGCTGGAAATACTTAACCAAAAGTAATTGGTCTGGATACAAGGAATTTTAAGTATGTCTGTACATGAAGAGAACGCAGCCACGCTTGCACCGGCAGCGAGTACCACTTCCTTGCTTGATGAGATTATGTCTCAAGCACGCATGGCACCGGAAAACGACGGTTATGATATTGCGAAACAGGGCGTGGCGGCATTTATCTCCAGTATTCTTGATACCGGCGTTAATGAAGAGCCAATCAATAAGCTGTTAGTGGATAAAATGATCGTTGAGCTGGATAAGAAACTCAGCGCTCAAATGGATGAAATTCTTCACGCAGAAGCATTCCGTGAGCTGGAAGCCTCGTGGCGCGCGCTGAAACTGTTGGTGGATCGCACTGATTTCCGTGAAAACATCAAAATCAATATTATGCATGCGACC carries:
- the tssB gene encoding type VI secretion system contractile sheath small subunit, producing MSKDNSSSVAPKERINIKYVPNTGDQVAEVELPLNLMVVGDLKGVREDTPIEERQVVSINKNNFNSVMNEAGINLTFNVPNRLDGNGEEDMPVTLPINSLSDFSPDNVAKKVPELNKLLELREALVALKGPLGNIPAFRSRLQDLLSNQSVREQLLKELEILNQK